A DNA window from Aminiphilus circumscriptus DSM 16581 contains the following coding sequences:
- a CDS encoding (2Fe-2S)-binding protein — translation MRLIQEHPILDFEHGKKKKVRFTFDGSEMEGFEGEPIAMALHAGGVRIYRETPEMKRPRGFFCAIGKCSSCFMVVDGVPNVRTCIIPLREGMSVETQRGRGEVRSEEERRV, via the coding sequence TGCGACTCATCCAGGAACATCCCATACTCGATTTCGAGCATGGGAAGAAGAAGAAAGTGCGTTTCACCTTCGACGGCAGCGAGATGGAAGGCTTCGAAGGAGAACCCATCGCCATGGCGCTTCACGCCGGAGGCGTGCGGATCTACCGTGAGACGCCGGAGATGAAGCGTCCCCGGGGATTCTTCTGCGCCATCGGCAAATGCTCGTCCTGCTTCATGGTCGTGGACGGAGTTCCGAACGTGCGGACCTGCATCATCCCCCTTCGCGAGGGCATGAGCGTCGAAACCCAGCGCGGCCGCGGCGAAGTGCGCAGCGAAGAGGAAAGGAGGGTTTGA
- a CDS encoding NAD(P)/FAD-dependent oxidoreductase, with the protein MRTTEILVIGGGPAGLSAAIEAATLGAQVTVVDSDLKLGGQLIKQTHKFFGSKDEYAGTRGYKIADILFDDLRKNADRIEILSDCTATGYYPEDGIVTCMIGEEKYFRIRPKKIVVATGAQERLIPFPGNDLPGVYGAGAVQTLMNVYGVTPGDRVLMVGAGNIGLIVSYQLLQAGVQVCGVVEFMPKVGGYWVHAAKIRRLGVPIYLQHTIVEALGERTVTGAIIENLAPDCTPGGKRTTIDCDIICMAVGLAPTCELLWQAGCAMKFIPQLCGHVALRDPSMRTSHPDIWIAGDAAGIEEASSAMVEGRIAGLGAAGACGHGTPEERKERFAHYSERLADLRAGEVGEKIRIGVSAAGVQKWEE; encoded by the coding sequence GTGCGGACCACGGAAATCCTCGTCATCGGAGGCGGCCCCGCCGGCCTCTCCGCCGCCATCGAAGCCGCCACCCTCGGAGCGCAGGTCACCGTCGTCGACAGCGACTTGAAGCTCGGAGGCCAGCTCATCAAACAGACCCATAAATTCTTCGGTTCCAAGGACGAATACGCCGGAACCCGCGGGTACAAGATCGCCGACATCCTCTTCGACGACCTCAGGAAAAACGCCGACCGCATCGAAATCCTCTCCGACTGCACCGCCACCGGCTACTACCCCGAGGACGGCATCGTCACCTGCATGATCGGAGAAGAGAAATACTTCCGGATACGGCCCAAGAAAATCGTCGTCGCCACCGGAGCCCAGGAACGGCTCATCCCCTTCCCCGGCAACGACCTTCCCGGCGTCTACGGAGCCGGAGCCGTCCAGACCCTCATGAACGTCTACGGCGTCACCCCCGGCGACCGCGTCCTCATGGTCGGAGCCGGCAACATCGGCCTCATCGTCAGTTACCAGCTCCTTCAGGCCGGAGTCCAGGTGTGCGGCGTCGTCGAATTCATGCCCAAAGTCGGCGGATACTGGGTCCACGCCGCCAAGATCCGCCGTCTCGGCGTGCCCATCTACCTCCAGCACACCATCGTCGAAGCCCTCGGTGAACGCACCGTCACCGGCGCCATCATCGAGAACCTCGCCCCCGACTGCACCCCCGGCGGCAAACGCACCACCATCGACTGCGACATCATCTGCATGGCCGTCGGGCTCGCCCCCACCTGCGAACTCCTGTGGCAGGCCGGATGCGCCATGAAATTCATTCCCCAGCTCTGCGGACACGTCGCCCTTCGCGACCCCTCCATGCGGACCAGCCATCCCGACATCTGGATAGCCGGAGACGCCGCAGGAATCGAAGAAGCCTCCTCCGCCATGGTCGAAGGCCGCATCGCCGGACTCGGCGCAGCCGGAGCCTGCGGACACGGCACCCCCGAAGAACGCAAAGAGCGGTTTGCCCACTACAGCGAACGCCTTGCCGACCTCCGCGCCGGAGAAGTCGGCGAAAAGATCCGCATCGGCGTCAGCGCCGCCGGCGTCCAGAAATGGGAGGAATAG